The following proteins are co-located in the Hypanus sabinus isolate sHypSab1 chromosome 28, sHypSab1.hap1, whole genome shotgun sequence genome:
- the LOC132382560 gene encoding UDP-glucuronosyltransferase 2A1-like, whose protein sequence is MKYSQWKSRLLTTCVLSAVITLSSAINILVVPVDGSHWVNMRILVEELKLHGHNISIICPSTSWYITEKPDLYQSIVVQMEQCFGKNETEKMIQNYVQNILMALRYRTAPWAYFQLRYQLWSTLYHYHQCAGHIIDGIFKDKPVLKQLEDAKFDLVLTDPAFATGPMIAYYLKVPLVYNVRWFSSGEAHFLSVPSPASYIPLPGSQLTDKMTFLQRMQNVILYIIQIIFSNYLIQPIYEKRCHQFLGPDTDIMTILLRADVWLMRVDFVFEFPRPTMPNIVYIGGFQCKPARPLAAEFEEFVQSSEKHGLIVMSLGTFVGFLPMKFTMEIAEAFAQVPQKVIWRYDGEIPPNVGNNILLTKWIPQNDLLGHPNTRVFISHGGTNGIYEAIYHGVPVIGMPLIFDQFDNIVRLESRGAAKTLNVATMHSADLLQALNEVINGTFYRDNMKKLSALHRDQPESPMERAVFWIEYVARHKGAGHLRSESYRLPWYIYHCVDVMVFLLIMLLVVTVLVIVALKKLCNIAWKKKQKIQ, encoded by the coding sequence ATGAAGTATTCCCAATGGAAAAGTAGATTATTGACTACTTGTGTTCTTAGTGCTGTTATCACCCTGTCTTCTGCAATTAATATATTGGTTGTACCTGTTGATGGAAGTCATTGGGTCAATATGAGAATCCTGGTAGAAGAACTAAAACTTCACGGACATAACATCAGCATCATTTGTCCATCTACATCTTGGTATATCACTGAAAAGCCTGATCTTTATCAATCCATTGTGGTCCAAATGGAACAATGCTTTGGGAAAAATGAAACAGAAAAGATGATTCAAAATTATGTACAAAATATACTGATGGCTTTAAGATATCGAACGGCACCTTGGGCATATTTTCAACTGCGATATCAGCTATGGAGTACATTATATCATTATCATCAATGTGCTGGACACATTATTGATGGAATATTCAAAGACAAACCTGTTTTAAAGCAACTTGAAGATGCTAAATTTGACTTGGTACTTACAGACCCTGCTTTTGCCACTGGCCCAATGATTGCTTATTATTTAAAAGTCCCACTGGTGTATAATGTGCGCTGGTTTAGCAGTGGGGAAGCCCATTTCCTCTCAGTTCCATCACCAGCATCCTACATCCCACTCCCTGGTTCCCAATTGACAGATAAAATGACCTTTCTTCAAAGAATGCAAAATGTCATTCTATATATTATTCAGATAATTTTCAGTAACTATTTAATTCAGCCCATTTATGAAAAACGTTGTCACCAGTTTTTGGGACCAGACACAGATATCATGACAATTCTGCTGAGGGCTGATGTGTGGCTGATGAGAGTCGATTTTGTGTTTGAATTCCCAAGACCCACCATGCCAAATATTGTCTACATTGGAGGCTTCCAGTGTAAACCAGCCCGACCACTAGCGGCAGAGTTTGAAGAgtttgttcaaagttcagagaAACATGGACTTATTGTGATGTCATTGGGGACATTTGTTGGTTTTTTGCCAATGAAGTTTACAATGGAAATAGCTGAGGCATTTGCTCAAGTACCCCAGAAGGTTATTTGGAGATATGATGGAGAAATCCCTCCCAATGTAGGTAATAATATACTACTGACAAAATGGATCCCTCAGAACGACCTTCTGGGACACCCCAACACACGAGTCTTCATTTCTCATGGTGGTACCAATGGCATTTACGAGGCCATCTACCATGGGGTGCCAGTGATTGGCATGCCTCTAATTTTTGATCAGTTTGACAACATAGTCCGACTTGAATCCCGAGGTGCAGCCAAGACGCTTAATGTTGCAACCATGCATTCAGCAGATCTATTGCAGGCACTTAATGAGGTGATAAATGGCACATTTTACCGGGACAACATGAAGAAACTCTCTGCCCTCCACCGGGATCAACCAGAGTCCCCAATGGAGCGAGCCGTTTTCTGGATTGAGTATGTTGCCCGACACAAAGGAGCAGGGCATTTGCGTTCTGAATCCTACCGACTGCCCTGGTACATTTACCATTGTGTGGATGTGATGGTCTTTCTGTTGATCATGTTACTTGTGGTCACAGTGCTGGTGATTGTAGCACTGAAGAAACTCTGTAACATTGCATGGAAGAAGaagcaaaaaattcaataa